A stretch of Pseudolysobacter antarcticus DNA encodes these proteins:
- the crcB gene encoding fluoride efflux transporter CrcB, with translation MGFLAFFAVATGGAIGTLLRWLLAILLNPLLPNLPLGTLAVNLIGGLIIGIALGYFTQFPSLPSELRLFVITGFCGGLTTFSAFSGETVLLLMRQQYGWAAAVISTHLIGSLSMTFLGFMLVKFLVKA, from the coding sequence ATGGGATTTCTCGCATTTTTTGCGGTAGCAACCGGCGGCGCCATCGGCACGTTGCTGCGATGGTTGCTCGCAATCCTGCTCAATCCGTTATTGCCGAACCTGCCGCTCGGCACCTTGGCGGTGAACTTGATCGGCGGTTTGATCATTGGCATCGCGCTCGGATATTTCACGCAATTTCCGTCACTGCCATCCGAGTTGCGGTTGTTCGTGATCACCGGATTTTGCGGCGGCCTGACGACGTTCTCGGCGTTCTCGGGCGAAACAGTTTTACTGTTGATGCGTCAGCAATACGGCTGGGCCGCCGCGGTGATTTCGACGCATTTGATCGGATCGCTGAGCATGACTTTTCTCGGTTTCATGCTCGTGAAATTCTTGGTCAAGGCGTAG
- a CDS encoding exodeoxyribonuclease VII small subunit, which produces MPKAAAAQPNQIAEFEHSLDELEQLVGRMEQGDLSLDDSLKAFERGIGLYRNCQSALEQAELRVKLLLDPAAPETAQPFEPDTP; this is translated from the coding sequence ATGCCTAAAGCCGCCGCCGCACAACCTAATCAGATCGCCGAATTCGAGCACTCGCTGGACGAGCTTGAACAACTTGTCGGACGCATGGAACAAGGCGATCTGAGCCTGGATGATTCGCTCAAGGCTTTCGAGCGTGGCATCGGCCTGTATCGCAATTGCCAGAGCGCACTCGAGCAAGCCGAGCTGCGTGTGAAACTGCTGCTCGATCCCGCCGCCCCCGAAACCGCGCAGCCTTTTGAACCCGACACGCCCTGA
- a CDS encoding LysR family transcriptional regulator, which produces MRLTLRQLHIFVTVAECGSTAAAADRVALSQSATSAALNELENILQTRLFDRIGKRLAINEVGRQLLPRAKATLDGANEIELQFGASSFAGALRIGASTTIGNYLLPRLIAEYRRRNTASQIGIEIANTRQIAAAVADFKLDLGLVEGPVHEAELVTLPWITDRMVIVAAPRHALATAFAGRKVPLASLRAAEWLLREPGSGTREAVEHALLPHLHALTSGINFGDSEAIKRAVAEGLGISCLSLCVVEDLIKTKKLVVLASSIPPILRHFYLIRHRKKIPSKGMTRFLDFCIEHAAAAAK; this is translated from the coding sequence ATGCGCCTGACCCTGCGCCAGTTGCATATCTTCGTCACGGTTGCCGAATGCGGCAGCACCGCAGCGGCGGCGGATCGTGTTGCGTTGTCGCAATCGGCGACGAGCGCGGCGTTGAACGAACTCGAAAATATCCTGCAGACACGATTGTTCGATCGCATCGGCAAGCGCCTAGCGATCAACGAGGTCGGGCGGCAATTGTTGCCGCGGGCAAAAGCCACGCTGGACGGCGCGAACGAAATCGAGCTTCAATTCGGCGCATCCAGTTTCGCCGGCGCACTGCGGATCGGCGCGAGCACGACGATCGGCAACTATCTGTTGCCGCGGCTGATCGCGGAATATCGCCGACGCAACACCGCGAGTCAGATCGGCATCGAGATCGCCAATACGCGACAGATTGCCGCGGCGGTCGCTGATTTCAAACTCGATCTCGGTCTTGTCGAAGGCCCGGTTCACGAGGCTGAATTGGTGACGCTACCGTGGATCACCGATCGCATGGTGATAGTCGCCGCGCCGCGGCATGCGCTGGCTACTGCGTTTGCCGGACGCAAGGTTCCGCTCGCCTCGTTGCGAGCGGCGGAGTGGCTGCTGCGCGAGCCCGGATCGGGCACGCGCGAGGCGGTCGAACACGCGCTGCTGCCGCATCTGCATGCGCTGACCAGCGGCATCAATTTCGGCGATTCGGAAGCGATCAAGCGTGCGGTCGCGGAAGGTTTGGGAATCAGCTGCCTTTCGCTCTGCGTGGTCGAGGATCTGATCAAGACGAAAAAGCTGGTCGTGCTCGCGAGCAGCATTCCGCCGATCCTCCGGCACTTTTATCTGATCCGACACCGCAAGAAAATCCCGTCCAAGGGTATGACACGCTTTCTCGATTTCTGTATCGAGCACGCCGCTGCCGCAGCCAAGTGA
- a CDS encoding YeiH family protein — translation MSNIRSSDSSAIPLAAERGWRVLFAKEDWWAIWIGLGLVIAAAIAFESGESLKWIAVTPQKWSTLNEAFAQLGANAARYFALLILWVALFGFGVKSLGLRLAEFVPAFAIVFVISALIYTLGAWDQASRYNLEPPLVALLLGLLIANTVRLPDWFVTGLRVEFYVKTGIVLLGAGLPFTLILWAGPVAIAQAAIVSLVTFGVIFFAAVKFGLDRRLAATLGAGGAICGVSGAIAIAGAVGAKKEDAPIAITLVIFWAIVMIFVLPLVSKQLGLSTGVAGAWIGTSEFADAAGFAAAQTYGGYAGQPGIAGTPEAAVQAFTLMKVIGRDVWIGVWALILSIIATTRWESTGVRSGVNGGEVWRRFPKFVLGFFIASLIITLIAKGYSYDQYKKALTLDLVGPLVGLRTWAFTFCFLSIGLSTRLRDLARAGAKPFYAFTIGVAVNLLLGYILSAIVFADFWTKLGNPAP, via the coding sequence ATGTCCAATATCCGTTCATCCGATTCCAGTGCGATTCCGCTCGCCGCCGAGCGTGGCTGGCGCGTGCTTTTCGCCAAGGAAGACTGGTGGGCGATCTGGATCGGTCTAGGTCTCGTGATTGCCGCGGCGATTGCGTTCGAGTCGGGCGAGAGTCTGAAATGGATCGCGGTCACGCCACAGAAATGGTCGACCTTGAACGAGGCGTTCGCGCAACTCGGTGCCAACGCCGCACGTTATTTCGCGCTGCTGATCCTGTGGGTCGCGTTGTTCGGTTTCGGCGTGAAATCACTCGGCTTGCGCCTTGCCGAATTCGTGCCGGCGTTCGCCATCGTGTTTGTGATCTCGGCCTTGATCTACACGCTCGGTGCGTGGGATCAGGCCTCGCGCTACAACCTGGAGCCACCGCTGGTGGCGTTGCTGCTCGGTCTGCTGATCGCGAACACGGTGCGACTGCCGGACTGGTTTGTCACCGGCTTGCGCGTCGAGTTTTATGTCAAGACCGGCATCGTCCTGCTCGGCGCGGGATTGCCGTTCACGCTGATTCTCTGGGCCGGCCCGGTCGCGATTGCGCAGGCGGCGATCGTCTCGCTAGTGACGTTCGGCGTGATCTTTTTTGCGGCGGTAAAGTTCGGTCTGGATCGTCGCCTCGCAGCCACACTCGGCGCGGGCGGCGCGATCTGCGGCGTATCCGGCGCGATCGCGATTGCCGGAGCGGTCGGCGCGAAAAAAGAAGACGCACCGATCGCCATCACCTTGGTGATTTTCTGGGCGATCGTGATGATTTTTGTATTGCCGCTGGTATCGAAACAGCTCGGTCTTTCCACCGGTGTTGCGGGTGCGTGGATCGGCACGTCGGAGTTCGCCGATGCCGCCGGTTTTGCCGCCGCGCAAACGTACGGCGGTTACGCCGGACAGCCCGGTATCGCCGGCACGCCGGAAGCAGCCGTGCAGGCATTCACCCTCATGAAAGTGATCGGGCGCGATGTCTGGATCGGCGTGTGGGCGCTGATTCTCTCGATCATCGCTACGACACGTTGGGAATCGACCGGTGTACGTTCCGGCGTGAACGGCGGTGAAGTGTGGCGACGTTTTCCGAAGTTCGTGCTCGGCTTTTTTATAGCGTCACTGATCATCACACTGATCGCAAAAGGCTACAGCTACGATCAATACAAAAAAGCGCTCACGCTGGATCTGGTCGGCCCGCTGGTCGGCTTGCGTACGTGGGCGTTCACGTTTTGTTTTCTGAGCATCGGGCTCAGCACGCGTTTGCGTGACCTCGCGCGCGCCGGGGCAAAACCGTTCTACGCCTTCACGATCGGTGTGGCGGTCAATCTGCTGCTCGGCTACATTTTGTCGGCGATCGTGTTCGCGGATTTCTGGACGAAGCTCGGAAATCCGGCACCGTGA
- a CDS encoding YeiH family protein — protein MLPGLILSIVLAIAAISLGKAHLLQTHGISALTLAIVLGMLIGNTFYPAIASDADAGVIFAKQRLLRLGIILYGFRLAFQDIARVGIVGVAIDVLVLGSTFGLAWLLGVKVFKLDRTTALLIGAGSSICGAAAVMATEPVVRGRADQVTVAVSTVVVFGTLAIFIYPALYQLNQTWHFLSAGPTVFGVYVGSTVHEVAQVVAAARSISEETANTAVIAKMVRVMMLAPFLVILSAWLARSRQRNTLAQTDQADAKAANRGVVIPWFALIFVLVAGFNSLALLPASVVATVTDIDTFLLTMAMAALGLTTHLSAIRRAGIKPLLLGALLFFWLIVGGALINLCVQAALR, from the coding sequence TTGCTGCCAGGGTTGATACTCAGCATCGTGCTTGCGATTGCCGCGATCTCGCTCGGCAAAGCGCACCTGCTGCAAACCCATGGCATCAGCGCTCTGACACTCGCGATCGTGCTCGGCATGCTGATCGGCAATACGTTTTATCCGGCCATCGCGAGCGATGCCGATGCCGGCGTGATATTTGCCAAGCAACGCCTGCTGCGTCTCGGCATCATCCTGTATGGTTTCCGGCTGGCCTTTCAGGACATTGCGCGTGTCGGCATCGTTGGTGTGGCGATCGATGTGCTCGTGCTCGGCAGCACCTTCGGCTTGGCTTGGCTGCTCGGCGTAAAAGTATTCAAGCTCGATCGCACCACCGCGCTACTGATCGGCGCCGGCAGTTCGATTTGCGGTGCCGCCGCGGTCATGGCAACCGAACCGGTGGTGCGCGGGCGCGCGGATCAGGTGACGGTCGCGGTATCAACCGTGGTGGTGTTCGGCACGCTTGCGATCTTCATCTACCCCGCGCTGTATCAACTCAATCAGACGTGGCATTTTTTGTCGGCCGGTCCGACCGTATTCGGCGTGTATGTCGGCTCGACCGTGCATGAAGTGGCGCAGGTCGTGGCGGCGGCGCGCTCGATCAGCGAGGAAACAGCCAATACCGCGGTCATCGCAAAAATGGTGCGCGTAATGATGCTCGCGCCATTCCTCGTGATTCTGTCTGCGTGGCTGGCGCGATCAAGGCAGCGCAATACGCTCGCACAGACCGACCAAGCTGATGCAAAAGCCGCAAATCGCGGCGTCGTGATTCCATGGTTCGCACTGATCTTCGTGCTCGTGGCCGGCTTCAATTCGCTCGCGTTGCTGCCTGCCAGCGTCGTGGCGACCGTGACCGATATCGATACGTTTCTGCTCACGATGGCGATGGCCGCGCTTGGCCTGACCACACATCTTTCGGCGATCCGCCGTGCCGGAATCAAACCGCTGTTGCTCGGCGCTCTGCTGTTTTTCTGGCTGATAGTCGGCGGTGCGCTGATCAATCTTTGCGTGCAAGCGGCATTGCGCTGA
- a CDS encoding porin, whose amino-acid sequence MSHCQKQPLLSSRTIKKTLLAAMIASAATAGAAQAADDSSLTWNGVTLYGTVDIGVAYQTHGTPLSDDFYTGLGYLISKNSNKSITSIAPNAMSQSKVGLKGTEQIADGLSVVFKVETGFNPQSGKISDALQSLVNNNGRALNNQSTNADGGRAGQIFNGAAYAGLSSKDFGTVTLGRQTGLLTDAIGKYDPQGGSYAFSVIGYSGATAGGGDTENTRLDRSIKYIYSNGPVRVSGLYQFGDTGGQGGSTTQFDIGGDYAGFSVDGLYSKKNGAIGASPLSAAQFATLPHDSLAATISDNTAFTLAANYTTGPFKISGGYEHITYKNPSDPLVAGFNGLGGYEFSVVNNNAYAIHKVLEVSWIGAKYKISDALDLTGAYYHYDQNSYQGVTGNPLVKTNCSDTRAGSCSGSLNAFSLVADYKFTKRFDVYAGAMFSKVSDGLASGYLHTSTIDPTIGGRFNF is encoded by the coding sequence ATGAGCCACTGCCAGAAACAACCGCTGTTATCCAGCCGCACCATCAAGAAAACCTTGCTCGCCGCGATGATCGCCAGCGCCGCTACCGCGGGTGCCGCACAAGCAGCCGACGATAGCAGCCTGACCTGGAACGGCGTCACCCTTTACGGCACCGTCGATATCGGCGTGGCTTACCAGACCCACGGCACGCCGCTCAGCGACGATTTCTACACCGGCCTGGGTTACCTGATTTCGAAGAACAGCAACAAGTCGATCACCTCGATTGCGCCGAACGCGATGAGCCAGTCGAAGGTCGGCCTGAAGGGTACCGAACAGATTGCCGACGGTTTGTCGGTCGTGTTCAAGGTCGAAACCGGCTTCAACCCGCAGTCCGGAAAAATCTCCGACGCGCTGCAATCGCTCGTCAACAACAACGGTCGCGCGCTGAATAACCAGAGCACCAACGCCGATGGCGGCCGCGCTGGTCAGATCTTCAACGGCGCGGCTTATGCCGGCCTGAGCTCGAAGGATTTTGGTACCGTCACGCTCGGTCGCCAGACCGGTCTGCTGACTGATGCGATCGGCAAATACGATCCGCAGGGCGGTTCGTATGCGTTCTCGGTGATCGGTTATTCCGGTGCGACTGCCGGCGGCGGTGATACCGAAAATACGCGTCTGGATCGTTCGATCAAATACATTTACAGCAACGGTCCGGTTCGTGTGTCTGGCTTGTATCAGTTCGGTGACACCGGCGGCCAGGGCGGCAGCACCACGCAGTTCGATATCGGTGGCGACTATGCCGGTTTCTCGGTCGATGGCCTGTATAGCAAAAAGAATGGCGCGATTGGCGCGTCTCCGCTGAGTGCAGCACAGTTCGCCACTTTGCCGCATGACTCGCTCGCCGCGACGATTTCCGACAACACCGCCTTTACGCTTGCCGCCAACTACACCACCGGTCCGTTCAAGATTTCCGGCGGCTACGAGCACATCACCTACAAAAATCCGTCCGATCCGCTGGTCGCTGGCTTCAACGGCCTCGGTGGTTACGAATTCAGTGTTGTGAACAACAACGCCTATGCAATCCACAAAGTTCTGGAAGTTTCGTGGATCGGTGCGAAGTACAAAATCAGCGATGCGCTGGATTTGACGGGCGCGTATTACCACTACGATCAGAACAGCTATCAGGGTGTGACCGGTAATCCATTGGTCAAAACCAACTGCTCCGATACGCGCGCTGGATCGTGTAGCGGCAGTCTGAATGCGTTCTCGCTGGTTGCAGACTACAAGTTCACCAAGCGTTTCGACGTATATGCCGGTGCGATGTTCTCGAAGGTATCGGATGGTCTGGCGTCGGGTTACTTGCACACATCCACGATCGATCCAACCATTGGTGGTCGCTTCAACTTCTAA
- the tilS gene encoding tRNA lysidine(34) synthetase TilS — protein sequence MNENKLIAILKQALADAPGHAIVVALSGGLDSSVLLHALANLPEACARGLRTVHVDHGLHADSSCWVEHCRALAQSLLVPFESVAVAVTRTNGDGLEAAARGARYAALAHQLGDGELLAVAQHRDDQSETVLLKLMRGAGPEGLGGMRPLRPFARGQLWRPLLSLPRSALKNYADTHAINWLDDPSNADETLSRNFVRRQILPRLRQHWRECDTALSHTAQWNRSAADFILDHARRALAKLRGLDPTTLRWAEWLDLPEALRDPVLRLWLRDLRLAEPTHAQALELQRQLREAAAQSLPCVRWNGVEMRRYRDLLYAMPPLQVPHEEWHTDWCGERLRLPAHCGELTLENIAHNATELPILLVRFRRGGESLKPVGNTHTRELRLLFQESGITPWQRGRIPLVYHGKVLLAVGDLWISDAGAEFFAAHQRRLVWQVADFA from the coding sequence ATGAATGAAAACAAGCTGATCGCGATCCTGAAACAAGCGCTGGCCGATGCGCCGGGTCATGCCATCGTGGTTGCGCTGAGCGGCGGGCTCGATTCCAGCGTTTTGCTGCACGCGCTCGCGAACTTGCCCGAAGCGTGCGCGCGCGGCCTGCGCACGGTGCATGTCGATCACGGTCTGCATGCGGATAGTTCGTGCTGGGTGGAGCATTGTCGCGCGCTCGCGCAATCACTATTGGTGCCGTTCGAGTCAGTCGCGGTTGCAGTGACACGGACCAATGGCGACGGCCTCGAAGCCGCCGCACGCGGCGCGCGCTACGCCGCACTCGCGCACCAACTCGGTGATGGCGAACTGCTCGCCGTCGCGCAGCATCGCGATGATCAAAGCGAAACCGTGTTGCTCAAACTTATGCGCGGTGCCGGCCCGGAAGGTCTCGGTGGCATGCGCCCGTTGCGGCCGTTTGCGCGCGGTCAACTTTGGCGACCACTGCTATCGTTGCCGCGCTCTGCGCTGAAAAATTACGCCGACACACACGCCATCAACTGGCTGGATGATCCGAGCAATGCCGACGAAACGCTGAGCCGCAACTTCGTCCGCCGCCAGATTCTGCCGCGGCTACGCCAGCACTGGCGCGAATGCGATACCGCACTGAGCCATACCGCGCAATGGAATCGCAGCGCGGCGGATTTCATCCTCGATCACGCGCGGCGTGCGCTCGCAAAACTGCGAGGCCTCGATCCGACCACCTTGCGCTGGGCCGAGTGGCTGGACTTGCCGGAGGCGCTGCGCGATCCGGTGCTGCGTTTGTGGTTGCGCGATCTGCGCTTGGCCGAACCGACTCACGCGCAGGCGCTGGAATTGCAGCGACAACTGCGCGAGGCCGCCGCGCAAAGTCTGCCGTGTGTGCGCTGGAACGGTGTCGAGATGCGCCGTTATCGCGACCTGCTGTACGCGATGCCGCCGCTGCAGGTTCCGCACGAAGAGTGGCACACCGACTGGTGCGGCGAACGTTTGCGATTGCCCGCGCATTGCGGTGAGCTGACCTTGGAAAATATTGCGCATAACGCGACAGAGTTGCCGATCTTGCTCGTGCGTTTTCGGCGCGGTGGCGAATCGCTCAAGCCAGTCGGCAACACGCATACCCGCGAACTGCGGCTGCTGTTTCAGGAGTCCGGCATCACGCCGTGGCAGCGCGGACGCATTCCTCTCGTGTATCACGGCAAGGTCTTGCTCGCCGTCGGCGATCTGTGGATCAGCGACGCGGGTGCGGAATTTTTTGCCGCGCATCAGCGCCGATTGGTCTGGCAAGTAGCGGATTTTGCGTGA
- the ispA gene encoding (2E,6E)-farnesyl diphosphate synthase, producing the protein MNPTRPDLTPELLRLSAQADAVLARLLPADTQPPEALHRAMRYALLGGGKRLRPLLVYAAGLALGGSLEKLDAAAAAVEIIHAYSLVHDDLPAMDDDDLRRGRPTCHIAFGEATAILAGDALQALAFEVLAHDASGHEPLAHIEMLRILAAACGSHGMAGGQAFDLEAVGKKLSLEQLERMHTHKTGALIRASVQLGALAAGNRDEAVRAALELYGYCIGLAFQIRDDILDVEGDTAIIGKRQGADQARDKPTYPALLGLDESRLRLQQLTDQALAAIAPLGEAGKHLHDLARFVADRQS; encoded by the coding sequence TTGAACCCGACACGCCCTGATCTCACGCCGGAGTTGTTGCGCCTGAGCGCGCAAGCCGACGCCGTACTCGCGCGTCTGCTACCGGCCGACACCCAACCACCCGAAGCGCTGCACCGCGCGATGCGTTATGCGTTGCTCGGCGGCGGCAAACGGTTGCGCCCGCTGCTGGTGTATGCCGCCGGTTTAGCGCTCGGCGGCAGCCTCGAAAAACTCGATGCCGCAGCAGCCGCGGTGGAAATCATCCACGCCTATTCACTCGTGCACGATGATCTGCCGGCAATGGATGATGATGATTTGCGGCGTGGTCGACCGACCTGCCATATCGCGTTCGGCGAGGCCACCGCGATTCTCGCCGGCGATGCGTTGCAGGCGCTGGCCTTCGAAGTTCTCGCACACGATGCGAGCGGACACGAGCCGCTTGCGCATATCGAGATGCTGCGAATTCTGGCCGCGGCGTGCGGCTCGCATGGCATGGCCGGCGGACAGGCGTTTGATCTCGAAGCGGTCGGCAAAAAACTCTCGCTCGAACAACTCGAGCGCATGCACACGCACAAGACCGGCGCGCTGATTCGCGCCTCGGTGCAACTCGGCGCACTCGCCGCTGGCAATCGTGATGAGGCCGTGCGCGCTGCACTCGAACTTTACGGTTATTGCATCGGCCTCGCATTCCAGATTCGCGATGATATTCTCGATGTCGAAGGCGATACCGCTATCATCGGCAAACGCCAGGGCGCCGATCAAGCACGCGACAAACCGACCTACCCGGCCCTGCTAGGCCTCGACGAATCGCGCCTGCGTTTGCAGCAACTCACCGACCAGGCGCTCGCCGCGATCGCACCGCTCGGCGAGGCCGGAAAACATCTGCACGATCTCGCGCGATTTGTCGCAGATCGACAATCGTAA
- a CDS encoding acyltransferase family protein, with translation MKTESITEKSAHRLPGLDLLRAVAIVWVMLFHSYIIGGLGEHFSVLENSGWMGVDLFFVLSGYLIGSQLLKPLSRGQPLALADFYLRRAFRVLPAFFVVLALYFCWPAFREAPGIQPTWQFVTFTVNFLIDYQHNKAFSHVWSLCVEEHFYLVFPWLAWWLTRRPSLRKVVIVCIGLVAAGMLLRGYVWVHELAPLRDLDDGRFGQHFVEDIYYPTYMRLDGLLAGVVLATIKIYRPIWWQRAQQNANALLLFGIVVVATSIIVFQDRSGLLATVIGYPLLSFGLMLLVAAGADTQGWLGRIRMPGAGWLAMVSYSLYLTHKAVYKLIENTFGTSLQDQTLLAFAVYAAASLLVAALLHYAVERPFLRLRETLFARPRREQIAKTAVT, from the coding sequence ATGAAAACCGAATCCATCACGGAGAAATCCGCACATCGTCTACCCGGCCTCGATCTGCTGCGCGCCGTCGCGATTGTCTGGGTGATGCTGTTCCATTCCTACATCATCGGCGGGCTCGGCGAACATTTTTCGGTGCTCGAAAATTCCGGCTGGATGGGCGTCGATCTGTTCTTCGTGCTCAGCGGATATCTGATCGGATCGCAGTTGCTGAAACCGCTGAGTCGCGGTCAGCCGCTGGCGCTTGCGGATTTTTATCTGCGTCGTGCTTTTCGTGTATTGCCCGCGTTTTTTGTGGTGTTGGCGCTGTACTTCTGTTGGCCGGCATTTCGCGAAGCGCCGGGCATCCAGCCGACCTGGCAGTTCGTCACTTTCACGGTCAATTTCCTGATCGACTATCAGCATAACAAGGCGTTTTCGCATGTGTGGTCGCTGTGCGTCGAGGAACATTTTTACCTCGTGTTTCCGTGGCTGGCATGGTGGCTGACGCGGCGTCCGTCATTGAGAAAAGTCGTGATCGTGTGCATCGGTCTGGTGGCTGCCGGCATGCTGCTTCGCGGATATGTCTGGGTGCATGAACTCGCGCCGTTGCGTGATCTCGATGATGGTCGTTTTGGGCAGCATTTCGTCGAGGATATTTATTATCCGACGTATATGCGGCTCGACGGTTTGCTCGCGGGCGTGGTGCTGGCGACGATCAAAATCTACCGACCGATCTGGTGGCAGCGCGCGCAACAAAACGCGAATGCGCTGCTGCTGTTCGGCATCGTCGTGGTCGCCACATCGATCATCGTTTTTCAGGATCGATCCGGTTTGTTGGCAACAGTGATCGGTTATCCGCTGCTGTCGTTCGGTTTGATGTTGCTGGTCGCGGCGGGCGCGGATACGCAGGGCTGGCTCGGCAGGATTCGTATGCCCGGCGCGGGCTGGCTGGCGATGGTTTCGTATAGTCTGTATCTCACGCACAAGGCCGTGTACAAACTCATCGAGAACACGTTCGGTACTTCGCTGCAGGATCAAACATTGCTCGCATTCGCCGTCTATGCCGCAGCATCGTTGCTCGTCGCGGCCTTGCTGCATTACGCAGTTGAGCGGCCTTTCCTGCGCTTGCGCGAAACCCTATTCGCACGACCTAGGCGTGAGCAGATCGCCAAAACCGCAGTGACGTGA